The following is a genomic window from Desulfurellaceae bacterium.
ACAAACTCGGCCTCAAGAGTCCGTTTGAGGCCAACAGCCCGGTCAGCCTGGCCGCCTCCCAAGAGGCGGCCGGGATTGCCGCGGCAGACTAATAAGGAGTCAGCCATGGGAACCGCAGAAAACAAACAGGTGATCCGCGACGCGTTTACGGCCTGGGCCAACGGCGACGGCACGGCCTTCTTCAACACCCTGGCCGAAGATGTCCGCTGGACGGTGATCGGCACCAGCCCGGTGTCCCGGACCTACACCAGCCGCCAGGCATTTCTGGAGGGGGCGGCCAAGCCGCTCAACGCCAGGCTGGCCGGTCCGATCAGCCCGACCGTGGTCAACGTCATCGGCGAGGGCGACAGCGTGGTGCTCCAGTGGGAAGGCCAGGCCACCACAAAGTCCGGCAAGCCCTACAACAACAGCTACTGCTGGGTCATGCGCCTGGCCAACGGCAAGGTCGTCGAAGGCACGGCCTACATCGACACCGAGCTGGTCTCGGAGTTGTGGAAAGAGGCGTAGAAGATCATCCAAATAGAGAAGGGTAGGAGAGGAACACCAATGACCAACAAGCTCAAGGTTGGTTCACAAGTCTGGCTTCCCTGCGAGGTAAAACCGGGACCATTTTCCAATGAACGCTTGGTCCGAGTTGAACTTCCTAGTGAGCCGTGGGTTGGGTTTGTTGAGACAAATGTGCTGAAAGAGCCGATCACGGAAGGTGCCACTTTTATTCTGGCAACAATTGTCACCGTGGATAAGGAAACTTTTTCTGCCCGTTTACCAGGGCACGCGATCAAACAGGGTGAATTTACAGGCTCTCTCTCACAGGTGA
Proteins encoded in this region:
- a CDS encoding nuclear transport factor 2 family protein, producing the protein MGTAENKQVIRDAFTAWANGDGTAFFNTLAEDVRWTVIGTSPVSRTYTSRQAFLEGAAKPLNARLAGPISPTVVNVIGEGDSVVLQWEGQATTKSGKPYNNSYCWVMRLANGKVVEGTAYIDTELVSELWKEA